The following DNA comes from Sparus aurata chromosome 3, fSpaAur1.1, whole genome shotgun sequence.
TTGGTCGTTTTAGACTTTTTGAATAACTAACAGGCATGTGTTAGTTTAGTATTTGTAGTATTAACTAACATTACGCACTGCCCTCGCAGGCTGGAAAGTGTTTCAGTTATTTTCCTTTGCCTCACATTAATGCAAAATTATCGCAGCTGCATATTACTCCAGTGATTAAATAAATCTAGTCATAAATACTTTAGGTTATGAATTAGGTACTTGAGTAAAACCACTGATTCTCCAGCTCTGAAAAAGTAACCATGAAATCGAATGATTGAATAAATGTCGCAGCAATCCTTTTGAATTTGAGTTCCAGTATGTTAGTGTTATTATTAAATCAATAACACAGCAAACATGAGAATTAGATGACAGTGATGagatgactgaataaactattTAAATATGAATTAGACAAGTTTTTGATCCTCTCTCAACAGTGCTCATTATACCTTACATGGATTCGGCTAATTTGAATTTCGATGTTAACCGTTTGATAATCCTAATCATCGAGTGTGAGGTAGTTTGAATTGGCAATGGAATCCTAATTTCGCCTTTTGCCATCTCGTTATCCGTCCTTCGCAGGTTTGGTGGAGGAGTGTGCTCGGAGCAGCACGGTCGACTACTTCTGGTACAGAGAGACTCTGAACACCTCAACAGCTATCGATGAGTCCGGAGGTCTGCAGTGGTGGATGGTGCTGGCCCTGATATCTGCCTGGACTTTGCTCTACGTTTGCACCATCAGGGGGATCGAGACAACTGGAAAGGTCAGAGCCACATTACATCTGAGTAATCTGATATGGCCTGATTTGGGGCAGATATGAACGTTCAGACATAACATCTTTGGCTCATTTTACCATTCTGCCTTTTTCTCAGGCTGTCTATGTCACCTCCACCCTGCCGTATGTGGTCCTCACTATCTTCCTGATCAGAGGACTGACTCTGAAAGGATCTATGGAGGGAATCAAGTTCCTTTTCACGCCAGATGTAAGCACTGATGTAACACATCAACCAGTGGTTTAAACTTAGCTCTCCCATCGTAGGTGCCCGAGTTTGTCCCAGCCCTTCGGCATCACGACCCATCCAATCCCGAGAGACAGCGCCCTGTTGAGAGAACCTCCCTCTCCTGTCTATCTTCCTCATCACTCACTTGTCTTGAGCTCATCttataattcatttttttcaagcaGCTCTGAACATGCGACTCAAACTCGTGCTACTTTTATTCTCTCAAGGACATCAATGTGAGTGCAAGCAAATAATAGAACAATGTACATCATCCGATAATCTCATGTATCCCTGGCCTCTCCCTACAACACGCACATCTCTGTGCAGACCAAACTCGTTATCTATAACCTTGTCCTCTCCGCAAGAGAGGAGCTGTGTTCCTTCTCATATCCTGACTTTTCTCTCCAATGTATTAACCCCTCATAAAAGAATGAACAATTACGACCAATCTATGATTTATGATTCAGTGCAACTCTTTTAATAATTCAGTTTGTAAGTGCATATCACTTAGATAACACTGTGTTTGACTTAAATCTTACCAGTGCATAGTAATTAATTCACAGTGTTAGAAACTTAAATCAGATGGGAAAATAATAAATCCTAACAGCGTCCATCATATTTTCAGTAGCGGATCAATTGGGAAGTGGTAAAAAAGATAACGATTAACTAAACGCCTGACTGTTTTCATCACGCGACTGATAAAAGCTGATAATTAAAGGTCAATCCCATATAGCCAACAAATTATGTCTTGTTCATCAATACATTTTTACTCATGATCCAAGTATTTGACACAGTAAGAAGTCATATATGAGTAATATTCAGTAATATTGACAACTGTCAAAACAATTTAGTGtaaccctaaacctaacccttAATCTATTGATCAGTCACTGACTTTTTCAATTCTCACACAGAACACAATAATcataaaggtgcactacgtggttttggggaagacaataataagaagagaaagatctttattggctggttttctttttaatgcctaaacaaactctctcctcgttttcatgactgaataaacagaatacacAAATTGACCTTACAGAACAACAACGTTTCGTACTGTTtaactgtgtttatatgtggcagaccctgccacctttctagcttcaaacagtgttctgggaccttaccTTCTTaccttcctctgagaacagcttgtttatttactcATGGAAACAACGTTTATTTATAAGAATTCGTACCtcatttatattataaatatacaaatttgaatttcttctccaaaattaCACGGTGCCCCTTTAATGCTTGAGGGGTTTATTAGAAAATCTGTCTTCTTTGAATCAAAATCTAAACCTAAGACATAAGATAATGGTGGATTGGACTGtaacacaaatatatattaatattatatatttttagggattttcttattttcataaaaacaactttgtgaGACATAGTTTCTAAAAAATGCTAGGTAAATATTTCTTCCTTTATATTGTTGATATAtaatttattctccaaaactacaaagctCCATTTTAAACTCCTTGCTTCATTTTGTGACCTGCAAGATTTGACGTTCTATGGTGCAAAGTACCTTCACATATTATTTATCAACAATGGCTGAAACAGAGTGTTTACTGTCAGTTTTAAGAGCAGATACATCCCAATTTGGGGTCtgagttttttttactgttaacaCATCCTATTTTCTGACTCTCTTAGGTGGACGAGTTAATGAATCCAACAACCTGGTTGGATGCAGGTGCTCAGGTGTTCTACTCCTTCTCCTTGGCTTTTGGAGGTCTCATCTCTTTCTCCAGTTACAACTCTATTCAGTGAGTAACTGCATAAACCGCACAGTCGAACAATGAACTGCCTTCGGAACACTTTTACTCACGTGATCGCAATTTCCTCGTAGCAACAACTGCGAGCAGGACGCTGTTCTCATCTCCATCATCAATGGCTGCACCTCGGTGTACTCCGCAACGGTCATCTACTCCATCATCGGCTTCAGGGCCACGCAGAACTATGATGACTGCATGGGAGAGTGAGTTTTAATTTGCATAAAATATGCCTTTGAAAAGTCCTGGGGATTCAGTGATATGGGACTGAACTCAACTCGTGTTTTGTGCAGCAACATCTTGAAGCTGATGAATGCCTTTGACTACGCTGAAAACAACATCACAGACATCAACTACAACGACGTTTTGGCCCACCTCAACCACACAAATCCAAATATCATTGAAGGACTGAATCTAGAGACGTGTGACATGAACAAGTTCCTCAGTCAGGTCAGTAATAATTAGCTACTGCTGTTAATCAATCTGTCATTAAGAATGTTAGTCTCACTGAGGGACAATGGGAGAAATGTTTGGCGTTTACTCCTTCAGGGCGTGGAGGGAACAGGTCTGGCCTTCATCGTGTTCACAGAAGCCATCATCAAGATGCCTGTTTCTCCTCTGTGGGCTGTCCTCTTCTTCGTCATGCTCTTCTGCCTTGGCCTCTCCACTATGTTTGGTAACATCGAGGGAGTTGTGGTTCCTCTGCAGGACCTCAGACTGTTGCCTCGAAGCTGGCCCAAAGAAGTTTTCTGTGGTAATTATCTGAAATTCCAACTTAAAACGAAATACTTTTACTATTTGATCGAGGGTATATGAGTGTAACCACtttttctgtaatgtttttcCAGCTCTGACTTGCTTAATATCTTGCCTGATGGGGTTAATATTTGCCCAGGGCTCTGGAAACTATTGGCTGGCTCTTTTTGACAGCTTTGCTGGCTCAATTCCACTTCTGGTCATCGGATTCTGTGAAATGTTCAGTGTTATCTACATCTATGGTGCAGACAGGTGAGTCTATCGAGGATGTGAATTTTAGTACAGAGTCAGTGTTGCCAGATGGGAAATTATAGTTATCATACTTAGGGGCCAATTATGATATCACGGCTAACCACAAATCTACCCACAACATTTAttatgtgtttatattattttcaAGCATGCTGACGTAGCTACATTTGTAATAGCCTACTATCAGGAGCGCCCCAGGAAAATTATCTTAGGGGGATCCAGAGAGGGAAACCAAAGTAGTGGTTGACTGACAGTCAAAGGCTACTGGCTCACTATgctattattttgtttttccatcttattattattaaggaTTTTCAGTAAAGACCCAATATAAACAGCTCACAAGGGTTACacgagaggagacacacagggGGCCATGGCGCAAAATTCTGCCAACACTGTACGGTGTATCCAAGATGGTTCATATAAGGAAATGTTAACATACCAACATGAAACATTATACCTGGTAAACCTCAGCACTAGCTAGCGCTGACACTGAGAGCACATTAGCATGCTGACACGAAGATTAAGCTGAAAGCACCACTGAACAGCGTCACGGAGCTGTAAGCATGCCGGGCGACTCTTGAGCTTGTTATTGCCACACGTGTGATGCCGAGACtgaaaaataatctaaaaacaggaagtaaaggaGCACTGTACTCTGAACTTAGAACTGCAGTAATGTGTCAGTCGTCACAGGAGAGATAATACACAAGTACAACCATATCTATTgataaaacaagacaatggTGAACAATGTGGAAAAGATCTTTTCCTGCTGATGAAAGCCATAAATGTTGAGTTATAAAATGTGTAAGTGGAAACCATTCTGTGATTCCTTCCAGTGCAGCAGGAACATGAGCACACACAAGGCCATACAGGCTGCTTTACATATCTGATAAAACTACAAGGTTGTCTTTTATGGATGCTTTCATGCACACTCAGCTGACCTTACATCTCCCTCTTATTGCTTCCCAACAGGTTTAACAAGGACATTGAGTTTATGATTGGCCACAAGCCTAATATTTTCTGGCAGGTGACATGGAGGGTGCTTAGTCCAATCATCATGCTGGTTATCCTGGTTTTCTACTTTGTGACCCAAATCACCAAGAGTATCACATATTTGGTCTGGGACCAAGAGGCGGTAAGTGTGTAACGAGCTTTTTTAGGATGAGATGTctaaaaatgtttatattattgATAGTTGTAGAAATCCTCTATTAGAAATGCCCCATTGATTATTATAAAACAATCCTTGACCTCTTGAGTCTCGTTCGTTGCTGTAAAATCTACCATTTTCTTTGGCTCTTGTTATAGGTGGTCTTCCCCACCCTTGAAGCACGTCCATATCCTGACTGGATCAACGTAATCATCTTTCTCCTGGCCGGAGTTCCCAGTCTAGCCATCCCACTGGTCTTCCTCTACAAATTCATCCAGATGAAATGCTGCAAGAAGAAGGACTACAGTGACAGCACAGTGGACACTATCTCTGCCAAAATACAAATGGGTGAAAAGATGAAGTTTTAGGTATCTctaaatttgaatatttaatgatAAAATTGATGTAgagttgttttattgttgtttgtatGTCATACTGATAcctttttcttcctcattcCCTGTACAATGATCGCAGAGTGCACTAGTGACTACaagtaaacatgtaaaaaataatgcAGTTTTAATACCGTGGCCTAATTGTTTTTAGTACTATTAGTGGCGCAGCTTAACAGCATAATTCCAAAGAATCCtgcactttgtgataaaagcgTGAAATTTGGTACACTTATAGCCAAAGACAGCCCAAAAAAAATTAGATATCGGGCCATCGCATATTTTCAATATGGCGGCcgtggcagccatttttcaaaatggcctGTATTGACTACCATTCCCATGACTACCATTCCCTTTTTTGCACTTACACTGCTTAACACAACCCTTCTTACATTTGCAGGAGATAAGTTCATAGCTGGACTGGGGGGAATAAGGGTTTTCctaaatcagttttatttttctagTTGTGAGCTAAttgtaataacaaaataagTTTTGGATATCTGCAAgtaaatggtggccatcttgaaagtGAGAACAAAGGAAGATTCTGGGCTTATTACacattgcagattttatttctgcatgataaaatgtatatttaattaTGGAGATCCACAGTATCATATGCAATATACAAAACGTTATTACAATTACAATGTTCATGGTGATCGTGGCAACCACCTTGAATTTGTATTGATTTATATGTATTCTTTATGTATAAACTTTCTTAAACTAGGTATGGTAAATACATTTAACTCACAAGATCatcaacatcatattttatatcatgcaaataagaaaattaatcTGAATACTGTTGTCAGTGGCggccatttttaaaatggcCACCACGGACACCATGTTGAAAATTCACGACGGCCTGATGTCATTTTTTCAGACTGCCTGTGGCCTTAACTGTAGCAAATTTCATGCTTATATCACAAAGTACACAATTTTTCAGCTAAGCTGCCCCACtatattgtaatatttgtttTACTGCTGTATGTTGTATATTCAGTTAATAGTTGGACTCTTGCTAAGAGTTGGATGGAAACATTGATCGTACGTGTGCTAAATGTGtggctacagccagcagctaatTAGCTTAGCTCATCATATAGactgaaaaaaaacctcactgtTTAACATGTTGATTCTCATTTGTTTCCTCTGTACAAAAAACTGAAGCGTAAAAATCACAATTTGTGTCCCTGCGTcagctgctaagctaaccagccatTTACTGCAGCTACCATACTTAGCAGACAGATGTGAAAGTGGTTTCAATCTTATCTAACTTTGGTTCCAAATATGTCCAACTATTCTAACACTGTAGATTCAGTATGTGTCTcatataaaataatgttttattttaaaatgttgtaaataatcTTCAGTAGAGGAGCTAATTCTTGTTGAAACTTTTGACAAACTGTAAGAATGTCTGAtttgtttaaagcaaaaaatgaatgcattcatcccAACAGTGCTTTTTATCCCATTATTTATAAGGTTTTGGGCCTATTGTGAAGGGCTATTGTAAagttaaattaataaatcatgtGGAATATAATGAGGCGAGTTGTTCTTTGAAGGGTTTTACTGGCaacacttttaattttttattgaaCAACTGAAATCGCTGGTTTAATTTCCCGTcttaaaaatgacatgaaaatcaaatcaaatcaattttattttatagcCCATAATCAAGATCACATTgtctcagtgggctttacaaacTGTACAgagaacgacatcctctgtccttataCCCTCAATTCAAGTGTGGAAAAACTTGCTATACTGCAAAAACAAACCCTTTATCAGGGAAAAATATGGAAGAAAcccaggaagagccacagaggagggatccaaTATACATGCAATAGAGGTCGcctgtacagaacagaacacaacaaaatttacaatttacaaattgcattgacagaatatctgatacaaacTATAATATGTGTAAAGAGTGTGGATCCCAGAAGACGGCTGAGCAGGTCGAGACATCGCCAAGTAGTGCCCGAGCCACCTGACCTCCTCTCCACTGTGGTGACCCAGAAGGGGGCACGCCATACAAGATAAttaacagtaaaacagagaagCTCAGACTGAAGATGCATTAAATTTTACACAAATACAGATATAAGGAGATGATTAAACAGCAGGGAGCAATGATCCATCAGTATGTTGTATGTTCCAGAGGTCCATGGTCCATCAGAGGGGAGCCTGagtgaaaagagaggaggagaaagctatcgagagtgagagagcgacACTGCCTGCAGTTTGTGTGGGCAGTTTGTGGGATGAAATCAGAATGAAGAGATTGCGGGCCgttgtttagctcagttggtagagcgcgcgccccatgtgccgaggctctgcagcggacctcggttcgactcccggcccaagtccctttgctgcgtgtcactccccctctctttcaccctgtttcctgtcatatcttcagctatactttcaataaagccataaaaaggccaaaaaaatacttaaaaaaaaaagaataaagagatTGTTTCTGACTTCTTTAATAACAAATTGCCTAAGTAATGTATCTGATCCCTTCTCAGATTTGTGTGACTAAGGAGGACCCTTCAGTGAGCACGATTACATGCAGACTGATAAACCAATTAGTATCTGATTTATGGAGTTACCCGATTATTCAAGCTGTCATGTGAACAGCATAATCTAAAATGCGGATAAAAAGCCGTTATCGAGCTTTCTGTCATTCTTTAACATCTGTTCATGTGTCAAAATGTTAATGAAACCAGATGTTGTTAAAACACGAGTTATGGGATTACTCTAGTCATGTAGAGGTGCTAATCCTAAATCCATTTGGCAACTGGCCATATGAATTGATCTGTTTCACTTTTTAATTATTACACACACTAAATGAATGTGTACGTTAAAACAGAAGTGCAGAGTCTGCACTGGCTAATCTGGGATAAGCAAACATCATAAATCTTTTACGGGGACACTGATATGCGTAACTCCTCAGCTGTTGGAGACACTACTGCTCTGGCTCAGTACACATGTGGACGTGATGAGACTGGTACTTCCTAACCCAGGACTGGATGTCAGGATCCCTAACCATGAGGATctggagaggatggagaaggaggaggccGGGGACAGGCCCAAGTGGGACAACAAAGCCCAGTACATCCTAACCTGTGTGGGCTTCTGCATTGGTCTTGGAAACGTGTGGCGATTCCCTTACTTGTGTCAAAGTCACGGAGGAGGTAAATTCAGTGGAAAtctgtggctgagttgctgAATGTGTGGGTGTTTGACAAATGTATGTGCGGCTGAGGCAACCCGCACCATTATGGCAGTTCATTGTAAATTCTAAATCATTTCATCTACGGGACATTTTGCAGTGCCGAATCAGAATGTGTCACCGAAGGGTTAACACTGAGAACTTTAACTTTGAATACAATCACCGGTTAAATATATCACTCATTCATGCCTACAGGAGAGGAGTGTTGTGCAATCTCGTGAAGTCATGGCTACAGACATACACCCTGGGGTGCATAGTTAAAACTATACTAAGAATGTTTTGAATGCACTCACACTACCTAcagtgtatatgtgtgtgtttttctttaacctGACTGTGAAGTGGGTCATTTTCTTGGAATGCTGATGATTGAGCCACAGTAATATGGGACAGATTTCAGAGGTGTGCATAGTATAATGAATAATCTGTTGCTTTTCTTTAACCTGTGCCCAGTTTATGGACACATAACAACAGCAATAATACCTTGCATCTGTCCTTAGTGTTTAGAAATAGGATTTGTTTTTTGactattaaataaataaataaatacataaataaacctAATGTAATTGTTATTAAACAATCTATGAATTACTTAAATCACAGAATTTCACAACATCATATAACAACTAATCAGCAACCTTAAACAGAATGCTGTACGCTTCTGTATCTGCTATGTATCTGCTATTAATTGTTAACAGCAAACTTCtttattctgttctgttctaatGAAACTaattacctccgccaaggaCATTATGTTGTTGCCTGTGtggctggttggtttgttagcaggaataaacaaaaaatctaCTGACTAGATTCCCAcgaaaacttggatggaggatagGTCTCGGCCTTGAATTGACcagattaacttttggtgcggatccggataaaaggacattttttttgaGCACATATTGAACTATTCGAGATAAGGCATGTTGTATTAATTTCTCAttgaataatgcatggattATGATGAAAGAAATCAGGCATGCTTTGATGGATTGTATCTAtaagtaagaaaaatgtatggaatactcacaataaaaatgttttatttgatattggatgaGGCTTGATTGACTTAAGGGCTGTTCATTCAGGACCTGCCCTTCGCCAATACTCACTTTGTACCCAATTAGTTGAGAATACCTCTTGATGTCATGGCACTTACAATCGATCATCATATACTTTTTCCAGGTGCCTTTTTGATCCCCTACTTGATCCTGCTGGTGTTGGAAGGaatgcctctgctgctgctggagtttggcATCGGCCAGCGTCTCAGGAAGGGCAGTGTGGGGAGTGTGGACGGCCATCAGCCCTTATCTGACTGGTGTTGGTAAGTAATATAGGTTCtggaaaaaaagcaataaaaaaccCCATGACCAAGCAACAAAAGTTATCACTGAATATCTGGCTTCTTGTGAGTGTGATATCCCAATTGTCATGACAAATGATGCTGTCCTACTCAGGTATTGCCTCCATGCTGGTTTCATTTTTGGTTGGACTGTACTACAACACCTTAATCGCCTGGATCATATGGTATCTCTTCAATTCCTTTCAAAACCCGCTGCCCTGGACCCAGTGTCCTCTCAATGACAATGGGACAGGTATTTCAATATCCCTACATTCAGCTCACACTTACACACCAAACACAATTGCGTCAttttttatgttcatttatttCCCTTTCAGGATACATACCAGAGTGTCAGCAGAGCTCCACTGTGGATTACTTCTTTTACCGTGTGACTCTGAACAGCTCAACCTCTATAGCTGAGTCTGGAGGAATCCAGTGGCCCATAGTACTCTGCCTACTTGCTGCATGGACACTCGTAGCTATCTGCTGCATAAGGGGCATCAAAACCTCAGGCAAGGTTTGTCAAACAATCAGTTCATTGACCATTTGTTTTCCACACCAGCCTTCCTTAGTTGGCTTTGCTTTGCCTGCCGAGCTTCCCTTTCTTGCAAAGTGCATTTGCGATGACAAATAAAAGTTACCTGGATGTAACTCCAGTTCTGTGAGCATGTGCATAGCCCTCTAAAAGGCTTTGCTGTTGGT
Coding sequences within:
- the LOC115579116 gene encoding sodium-dependent neutral amino acid transporter B(0)AT1, encoding MKVKLPNPGLDDRIPSHADLERMETEEAGDRPKWDNKAQYLLTCVGFCVGLGNVWRFPYLCQSHGGGAFMIPFLILLVLEGIPLLHLEFAIGQRLRKGSVGVWRSINPCLTGIGIASLMVSFLVGMYYNTIMAWIMWYLYNSFQSPLPWSQCPLNANRTGLVEECARSSTVDYFWYRETLNTSTAIDESGGLQWWMVLALISAWTLLYVCTIRGIETTGKAVYVTSTLPYVVLTIFLIRGLTLKGSMEGIKFLFTPDVDELMNPTTWLDAGAQVFYSFSLAFGGLISFSSYNSIHNNCEQDAVLISIINGCTSVYSATVIYSIIGFRATQNYDDCMGDNILKLMNAFDYAENNITDINYNDVLAHLNHTNPNIIEGLNLETCDMNKFLSQGVEGTGLAFIVFTEAIIKMPVSPLWAVLFFVMLFCLGLSTMFGNIEGVVVPLQDLRLLPRSWPKEVFCALTCLISCLMGLIFAQGSGNYWLALFDSFAGSIPLLVIGFCEMFSVIYIYGADRFNKDIEFMIGHKPNIFWQVTWRVLSPIIMLVILVFYFVTQITKSITYLVWDQEAVVFPTLEARPYPDWINVIIFLLAGVPSLAIPLVFLYKFIQMKCCKKKDYSDSTVDTISAKIQMGEKMKF